From the Misgurnus anguillicaudatus chromosome 17, ASM2758022v2, whole genome shotgun sequence genome, one window contains:
- the cxcr4b gene encoding C-X-C chemokine receptor type 4b has product MDFFDHIILDDNSSESGSGDFDMFDGFCDIAVSNYFAKIFLPTVYGIIFVLGIVGNGLVVLVMGYQKKSKNMTDKYRLHLSIADLLFVVTLPFWAVDAVSGWHFGGFLCVTVNMIYTLNLYSSVLILAFISLDRYLAVVRATKSHMFRKLLAEKVIYLGVWLPAALLTVPDLVFAKVHSTGENTICTHTYPQENIVAWKAAFRFQHIIVGFLLPGLIILTCYCIIISKLSKNSKGQAVRKKALKTTVILILCFFICWLPYCAGILVDTLVMLNVISHSCFLEQSLEKWIFITEALAYFHSCLNPILYAFLGVKFSKSARSALSISSKTSHRMLTKKRGQISSISTESESSSVLSS; this is encoded by the exons ATGGACTTTTTTGAT CACATCATTTTGGATGATAACAGCTCAGAATCGGGCTCTGGAGACTTTGACATGTTTGATGGCTTTTGTGACATCGCAGTCAGCAATTACTTTGCGAAGATATTTCTCCCTACTGTATATGGGATTATTTTTGTCCTTGGAATTGTTGGCAATGGACTTGTGGTGCTCGTGATGGGCTACCAAAAGAAGTCTAAGAACATGACAGATAAATACAGACTGCACCTCTCCATCGCTGACCTTTTGTTTGTGGTAACTCTGCCCTTCTGGGCTGTGGACGCCGTCAGCGGATGGCATTTCGGGGGCTTTCTCTGCGTCACGGTCAACATGATCTACACCCTGAATCTGTACAGCAGCGTGCTCATCCTGGCCTTCATCAGTCTGGACAGATATCTGGCCGTTGTCCGTGCCACGAAAAGCCATATGTTCAGGAAACTTCTGGCAGAGAAAGTGATCTACCTCGGAGTTTGGCTGCCCGCGGCCCTGCTCACCGTGCCTGATCTTGTGTTCGCTAAAGTCCACAGCACTGGCGAGAACACGATCTGCACGCACACCTATCCCCAGGAGAACATTGTTGCGTGGAAGGCTGCTTTCCGTTTCCAGCACATCATTGTTGGCTTTTTGCTCCCAGGTCTGATCATACTGACCTGCTACTGTATCATCATCTCCAAACTGTCCAAGAACTCCAAGGGTCAGGCCGTGAGGAAGAAAGCATTGAAAACAACCGTCATCCTCATTCTCTGCTTCTTCATCTGTTGGTTGCCCTACTGTGCCGGCATCCTGGTGGACACTCTGGTGATGCTGAACGTCATATCTCACAGCTGTTTCCTTGAACAGAGTCTGGAGAAATGGATCTTCATTACTGAGGCGCTCGCTTACTTCCACTCCTGTCTGAATCCCATCCTATACGCTTTCCTTGGAGTCAAGTTCAGTAAATCTGCCCGTAGCGCTCTGAGCATCAGCAGTAAAACGAGTCACAGGATGCTGACCAAGAAAAGAGGCCAAATTTCATCTATATCTACTGAATCAGAGTCATCCAGTGTCCTATCTAGTTAA